The genomic window CCGCGACCTGACCGTGGTCGAGTCGCACCTTCTCCACGAGGACGACCTCTACGCCGCGAACACGCTCGCCGACCCTGAGCGCGTGGGCGTCCGACCGCTGGACGGCGTGGAGGTCGAGGCATCCGTCCTCGCCGCCGACCTTCCGCCCGTGTCATGGACCGCGATCCGTCTCGCCTGAGTCACCGCCCTTCCCTCTCCGTTCGTGTGGGCGAAGGCACGGCGTCATGCCGGCCGACGCGGGCCTTCCCCCACACAGCGCCGCCGAGTCCGGCCGGGAAAGCGCTTGCGCGTCATTCCATCCCGTGGCAGACTGTTGGAAAGCGTTTACCAGCCGATGTAGCCGTCGGCCGCGCCACTCGAACCATCTGAGGAAAGCAGCCCCGAATGACTGACACGACTCTCGCCCCGGCCGCCGCCGCGGCACCGTCCCCTCGTCCCGCCGTGCGCGAGGTCGGGATCATCATGAACGGCGTCTCGGGGCGCATGGGCTACCGCCAGCACCTGGTCCGCTCGATCCTCGCCATCCGCGACCAGGGCGGGATCGAGCTTCCCGACGGGTCGAAGCTGACCGTCAAGCCGCTCCTCGTCGGCCGCAGCGAGGCCAAGCTCGCCGACCTCGCCGCCACGCACGGCATCGAGGACTACACGACCGACCTCGATGCCGCCCTCGCCGACCCGCGATGGGAGATCTACGCCGACTTCCTCGTGACGAAGGCCCGGGCATCCGCTCTGCGCAAGGCGATCGCCGCGGGCAAGACGATCTACACCGAGAAGCCCACCGCCGAGACCGTCGACGAGGCCCTCGAGCTCGCCAGGCTCGCACAGGCGGCCGGCGTCAAGACGGGCGTCGTGCACGACAAGCTCTACCTGCCGGGCCTGCAGAAGCTCAAGCGCCTCATCGACTCCGGCTTCTTCGGCCGCATCCTGTCGGTGCGCGGCGAGTTCGGCTACTGGGTCTTCGAGGGCGACTGGCAGCCCGCCCAGCGGCCCAGCTGGAACTACCGCGCCGAGGACGGCGGCGGGATCATCGTCGACATGTTCCCGCACTGGAACTACGTGCTCGAGAACCTGTTCGGCGAGGTCAAGTCGGTCTACGCACAGGCCTCGATCCACATCGCCGACCGCTGGGACGAGAAGGGCGAGCACTACACCGCCACTGCAGAAGACGCCGCCTACGGCATCTTCGAGCTCGAGGGCGACATCGTCGCGCAGATCAACTCGTCGTGGACCGTGCGCGTGAACCGCGACGAGCTCGTCGAGTTCCACGTCGACGGCACGCACGGCTCGGCCGTCGTGGGGCTCTTCGGAGCGAAGATCCAGCACCGCAACTCCACCCCGAAGCCGGTGTGGAACCCCGACCTCGCCGACGACCACGACTACGACGCCGACTGGGCCGAGGTTCCCACGAACGACGTGTTCCAGAACGGCTTCCGCCAGCAGTGGGAGGAGTTCCTCGTCTCGTACGCCGAAGGCACCGAGT from Microbacterium sulfonylureivorans includes these protein-coding regions:
- a CDS encoding Gfo/Idh/MocA family protein; its protein translation is MTDTTLAPAAAAAPSPRPAVREVGIIMNGVSGRMGYRQHLVRSILAIRDQGGIELPDGSKLTVKPLLVGRSEAKLADLAATHGIEDYTTDLDAALADPRWEIYADFLVTKARASALRKAIAAGKTIYTEKPTAETVDEALELARLAQAAGVKTGVVHDKLYLPGLQKLKRLIDSGFFGRILSVRGEFGYWVFEGDWQPAQRPSWNYRAEDGGGIIVDMFPHWNYVLENLFGEVKSVYAQASIHIADRWDEKGEHYTATAEDAAYGIFELEGDIVAQINSSWTVRVNRDELVEFHVDGTHGSAVVGLFGAKIQHRNSTPKPVWNPDLADDHDYDADWAEVPTNDVFQNGFRQQWEEFLVSYAEGTEYEFDLLSGARGVLLAEAGLQSSREGRKVELPALSLD